The Eubacterium sp. MSJ-33 genomic sequence CTCGCATATGAGCTGACTGCGCTCGTACACGGTGAGGAAGAGGCAAAGAAGGCACTTGATGCAGCCAAGAATATTTTCGGCGGTGGAAATACAGAGAATATGCCAGTGGCTGAGATTACAGCAGATATCTTCAACGACGGACAGGCCGATCTGATGTCAATTATCGTTCAGGCTGGTCTTGCAGCTTCTAAGAGTGAAGCAAGACGTGCGATTGAGCAGGGCGGTGTCTCTGTGAATGGTGAGAAGATCACAGATGTGAAGAAGATGTTCACACCGGATGATTTCGCAGAAGAGTTTGTATTGAAGAAGGGAAAGAAGAATTTCCGTAAGGTTGTATATAAGGCGTAATGATTCGAAAATGTATCAATACAATTAAATATGGAACGGCAAAGGCAAGGGCAATTGTGCTCTTGTCGTTGCTGTTTGGAATCGGAGCTGTCGGAGCGGTTGTGTGTGCAATTGTGTTCCGGCAGATTCTGTTTATTTTTGCGGCGGTTGTATGTGCGTTCATTGTAATTACGCTGGCCCAGACGCTTGTGATTCAGGGTGGTGTTGTGGAAGATGCCGGGAATGCGGAGACACGTGAAAAAAGACAATCCAAACGTGCGAAGGCACAGGATGCGGATGAGGAATCTCAAGCAGTGGAAGATGGTTCCAAACTGAAAGAAGCTTCGGAAGTTGAAGATAAACACGACAAGCACAAGCGGAAGAAACAGCAAACGAAGGAAGTGGATGATGCCGGGCAGATGGCACAGGATAAGCAGGAACAGGTAGAATCAGAATCAATCGTTCCACTTACACAGGAAACTGTCACAACATACGACCGGAAGAAGGTCAAGAAGACGCTGCATAAGTTCAAGGTGCGGCGGGAACATCGTATGATCTTTGTAGATCGTTCCGAAAAGCTTAAAGCAAATCAGACACCTGCTTATATCTGGGTAGAGAAGAAAGATTTTCATCTGTTGCTGATTGAACAGGAGCCGCGACATATTACGATTCCGCTGTATCAGATCAAGAATATCACATATCTGAAGAAGCAGCCGGCAAATGAAGATATCGATTATGCAGCGTATAAGGGCAGCAGTGTGCTTGCGGATATGTTTCGCCCATATCTGCCGGATTATTCGCACAGCACGGTTGTGGATGATCTGTCAGCCTATAAGAATCTGTATGGAATCGGAAATGATATTTACGTGACAAACCGGTCAGCATCGGCGTTATTTGATCTGTTAGGGGTAGAGTTTCAGGTGGATGACCGGGTAACGATGTCCAACAAGGTGAATATTTATTTTAAAGAAGCATACAAGTCGAACATCTTACTGCGGGATAATGTCATTGATGCCAACGGCTATGCAGACCGGATCAGCAAGACACTGGATAATCTGGCACACTCGACAATCAGCTATGCAGAATTCAAAGATACGCTCAATTTGATGATACGGAACAAATTGATTACACAAGAGTTTGCATCGTATTATATGGGTGTGAGAGATGATTTAACTAGATAAAAACAAGTTGAAACGGACTTTTGATACGGTTTCACAAGTTAAGCGTTGCAAACACCTATATTTACTTGTGAAAACGACACAAAAGTCCGTTTTTGCGTGCGATTCACAAGTTAATACTTAATAATATATAGTAAAAAATAAATTTGACATAATTTTTGAAAGAAAAAAGGCTGTTTTTTCAGTTTGCGTTTTCCTTAGACTTGAGTTATCTTAATTACGAGTTAAAAATAATTAAAAAAATTAAGGAAAAGGAGAATACGAGTATGGAAGTTACAGCAGAAGATTTAGGAAAGCGTTCATTTTGTGAGGCAGTCATGCGTGCAAGATTGCCAAAGGCAGTATTCAAGGAATTAAAGAAGACAATTGATTACGGTGCACCGCTTGACGCAGCGATTGCTGATTCCGTAGCGATTGCCATGCGGGAGTGGGCAAAGGAGCTCGGCGCAACACACTATACACACTGGTTCCATCCACTCACAAACCTGACAGCAGAGAAACATGATTCCTTCATGGATCCGGTTGGCGATGGTACATTCATCACAGAGTTCACAGGTAAGGAATTGATCAAGGCTGAGCCAGATGGTTCTTCCTTCCCTTCCGGTGGTATCCGTGAGACATGTGCAGCAAGAGGTTATACAGTCTGGGATTGTACATCTCCTGCATTTGTCAAAGAGATTCCGGATGGCTGTAAGGTTCTTTGTATTCCAACTATTTTCATTTCATATACAGGTGAGTCTCTGGATCACAAGACACCGCTTCTTCGTTCCATGGATGCAGTCAGCAAGCAGGCACTTCGTATCCTGAAGCTTTTCGGTAAGACACCAGCGAAGGTAACTGCTTCCGTTGGACCAGAGCAGGAGTATTTCCTGATTGACAAGGATAAGTTCAATCAGAGACTTGACCTGAAGCTGACCGGACGTACATTGTTTGGCGCACCGGCACCAAAGGGACAGGAACTTGACGATCAGTACTTCGGTGTGATCAAGGATAAGGTTTCTCATTTCATGAGAGAGCTGAACAAGGATCTGTGGGAGTATGGTATTCCAGCGAAGACACAGCATAACGAGGTTGCTCCTTCTCAGCATGAGATCGCACCAATCTATGGTACAACCAATGTAGCAACGGATCAGAACCAGTTGCTGATGGAGACATTGAAGAAGGTTGCAGAGAGAAACGGATTTGCTTGTCTGCTCCATGAGAAACCGTTTGCAGGAGTTAATGGTTCTGGTAAGCATAACAACTGGTCTATCTCAACATCTGATGGTGAGAACCTGATCGATCCGGGCAAGGAGCCAGAGAAGAACCTGCAGTTCCAGGTATTCTTAGCTGCAATTCTGGAGTCTGTTGATAATCATGCTGCATTGCTTCGTCTGTCTGCAAGCTCTGCTGGTAACGATCACAGACTTGGTGCAAATGAGGCACCTCCAGCAATCATTTCTGCTTACCTTGGTGACCAGCTTGCCGATGTAGTTGATCAGATCATTGCAAATGGAGAGGCAACCAGCAGCTTGAAGGGTAAGGTTTATAAGTCAGGATGTTCTGTAATTCCTGAGTTCAAGATGGATGCAACCGATCGTAACCGTACATCACCATTTGCATTTACTGGTAATAAGTTTGAGTTCCGTATGGTTGGTAGTACACAGTGTATTGCACAGCCAATGATGACGTTGAATACAATCGTTGCTGATACACTCTGCAACTTTGCAGATGAGCTGGAGAAGGCAGATGATTTCGAAGCGGCTGCAAAGAAGCTGGTTGCTGATAAGTTAAGAGAGCATCAGAGAATCATTTTCAACGGAAATGGTTATTCTGAGGAGTGGATCAAGGAAGCAGAGCGCCGTGGACTTCCAAATATCAAGTGCATGGTTGATGCGGTTGAGTATCTTGCTACACCAGAGAATATTGCAATGTTCGAGAAGCATGGTGTTATGTCTAAGCGTGAGCTGGTTGCAAGAGGCGTTGTTATGTATGAGAACTACGCAAAGCAGATCAACATTGAGGCTCTGACAATGATCGAGATGTCTAAGAAGCAGATCATCCCGGCTGTTATGAAGTACGAGGGTACTCTGGCTGCTTCTGTGAAGGATCTGAAGGATCTTGGTATCAGCGCAGATACACAGATGGAGATTCTTTCTACGATCGATACAAAGCTTGCTGAACTTAAGAAAGCAACCGCAGAGTTGGAGGATATCGTAGCAAAGGCTAAGGAAAAGGAAGATGATCCAAAGGCTTGGGCTAAGTATTATCATGATGTGGTATTTGCTTTCTTCGACACCGTTCGTAAGCCGGCAGATGAGCTTGAAAAGATGGTGGATGCAAAGGCATGGCCATTCCCTACATACGAAGAGCTGTTGTTTGAACAGTAGAATATGCTATAGACCGTTTGGTTTATATATTTTCCCCCAGGGGCTGCTTAGGCAGCCCCTATTTGCGTAATAGGAGATATTATGCGGAATGTTTTCAGCATTGAAAGTGGATTTTTCAGATTTGAATTGGGATTTTGGTTTAGCGAGATGAGTTTTTCTGTTGGGGCGATGGCAAATGGGCTTAGAATGGAGTATAATTATGGAAAAGCCCACGACGTGGGCGTAGAAAGTAGAAAATAAGCGGAAAACCCCACCCTGGAAGCTAATCGGTATGTGCCGGAGAGAAAACTGGGTGTGGGAGTAAGATGGTGAGCGGGAAAACCCACAACGTGGGCGTAGGTAGAGAAAAGCAAGCGGAAAAACCCACCCTGGAATCTAATCAGCGTGTGTATGAGTGAAAAATGGGCGTGGAAGTAAGATGGTGAGCGGGAAAACCCATGACGTGGGTGTAGGTAGAGAAAAGCAAACGGAAAACCCCACGCCGGAAGCAAATCGGTATGTGCTGGAGAGAAAACTGGGCGTGGAAGCGGGATTGTAAGCGTGGAAACCCACAACGTGGGCGTAGGTAGAGAAAAGCAAGCAGAAAACCCACTCCGGAAATGTGAGACAGATTCCGGAACGGATATGCACATATAAAAAGATAAGAAGAGGATGAGACATGAAAATAAAGAACGTTATATTTGACTGTAATGGCACGATGATCTTTGATGGCAAATATCATGATATTGCATGGCGGACGTATGTGAGTAAACTGGCTGGCAGGGAGCTCACAAAGGAAGAGTTTCAGCATCAGATTCCGATAAGAAGCTGCTTCAGGATACAGGCGTGTGTAATTATCTGATTGAAGATTATACACAGGTGGATGAATTTTTGAGCCGGATGAGCTACAATTAAATATGCAATGAACAGAAATATGAGATATGGCATGAATAGAAATGAGAAGCTAGGATGAACTGAAATTATATTGGATATATAGAGCGGAATCTGTTAAAATAGGGTAGCAGATAAAGCTATGTTGTTGTACGAATCAAGGCAGAACAGTAATGTTTTGCTATGGAGTGATAAAATATGGAGAATACAATCAGGAGGATAAAAACATGCAGGTAACTATTTCAGATGCAATTCGTTATATCGGAGTGGATGATAAGGACATTGACTTGTTTGAGAGTCAGTATGTGATACCGGAAGGTGTATCGTACAATTCATATGTGATTCTGGATGAGAAGATTGCAGTTATGGATACGGTTGATGCCAGAGGAATGGAAGGCTGGGAGGATAAGCTGCTTCAGACATTGAACGGAAAGAAGCCGGAGTATCTGATTATCTCGCATTTGGAGCCGGATCATGCGGGAAGCATCGGAAGAATGGTCGAACTTTTCCCTGAGGTGAAGCTGGTTGCGAGTGCAAAGGCAATTGCGATGCTGCCACAGTTCTTCGAGGATAGATTGGATGCACAGGAGAAGATTGCGGTCAAAGAGGGCGAAGAGTTATCCCTTGGAACCCATACATTGGTGTTCTATATGGCACCGATGGTACACTGGCCGGAGGTTATGGTTACTTATGAGAAGAGCGAGAAAGTGCTTTTCTCAGCGGATGGATTTGGTAAGTTTGGCGCGCTTTCCCTCACAGAAAATGAGGATTGGGCGTGCGAGGCAAGACGGTATTATTTTAATATCGTCGGTAAATATGGTATGCCGGTGCAGACACTTCTGAAGAAGGCGGCAGGACTTGATATCGAGACAATCTGTCCGTTGCACGGTCCGGTATTGAAGGAAAATCTTGGATATTATATTGGACTCTACGATACATGGAGCAAGTATGAGCCGGAGAATAAAGGCGTGCTTGTTGCGTATGCATCGATCCATGGCAATACGGCGAAGGCAGCTAAAAAGCTTGCAGACATGCTTCGCGCAGAGGGGGTAGAGAAGGTCGTTGTCAGTGATCTGGCAAGAGAGGATATGGCGGAAGTGATTGAGGATGCATTCCGCTATGACCGCATGGTACTCTGTGCAGCAAGCTATGATGGCGGGGTATTCCCATGTATGCAGGATTTCCTGAATCATCTGCAGTCAAAGGCATACCAGAAGCGAACAGTCGGTATTCTGGAGAATGGAAGCTGGGCACCATGTGCCGCCCGCACGATGAAGACGATTCTTTCTACGATGAAAGATGTCACAATCGTGGAGCCAACTGTTACGATCATGTCTACGATGAA encodes the following:
- a CDS encoding glutamine synthetase III family protein is translated as MEVTAEDLGKRSFCEAVMRARLPKAVFKELKKTIDYGAPLDAAIADSVAIAMREWAKELGATHYTHWFHPLTNLTAEKHDSFMDPVGDGTFITEFTGKELIKAEPDGSSFPSGGIRETCAARGYTVWDCTSPAFVKEIPDGCKVLCIPTIFISYTGESLDHKTPLLRSMDAVSKQALRILKLFGKTPAKVTASVGPEQEYFLIDKDKFNQRLDLKLTGRTLFGAPAPKGQELDDQYFGVIKDKVSHFMRELNKDLWEYGIPAKTQHNEVAPSQHEIAPIYGTTNVATDQNQLLMETLKKVAERNGFACLLHEKPFAGVNGSGKHNNWSISTSDGENLIDPGKEPEKNLQFQVFLAAILESVDNHAALLRLSASSAGNDHRLGANEAPPAIISAYLGDQLADVVDQIIANGEATSSLKGKVYKSGCSVIPEFKMDATDRNRTSPFAFTGNKFEFRMVGSTQCIAQPMMTLNTIVADTLCNFADELEKADDFEAAAKKLVADKLREHQRIIFNGNGYSEEWIKEAERRGLPNIKCMVDAVEYLATPENIAMFEKHGVMSKRELVARGVVMYENYAKQINIEALTMIEMSKKQIIPAVMKYEGTLAASVKDLKDLGISADTQMEILSTIDTKLAELKKATAELEDIVAKAKEKEDDPKAWAKYYHDVVFAFFDTVRKPADELEKMVDAKAWPFPTYEELLFEQ
- a CDS encoding FprA family A-type flavoprotein, coding for MQVTISDAIRYIGVDDKDIDLFESQYVIPEGVSYNSYVILDEKIAVMDTVDARGMEGWEDKLLQTLNGKKPEYLIISHLEPDHAGSIGRMVELFPEVKLVASAKAIAMLPQFFEDRLDAQEKIAVKEGEELSLGTHTLVFYMAPMVHWPEVMVTYEKSEKVLFSADGFGKFGALSLTENEDWACEARRYYFNIVGKYGMPVQTLLKKAAGLDIETICPLHGPVLKENLGYYIGLYDTWSKYEPENKGVLVAYASIHGNTAKAAKKLADMLRAEGVEKVVVSDLAREDMAEVIEDAFRYDRMVLCAASYDGGVFPCMQDFLNHLQSKAYQKRTVGILENGSWAPCAARTMKTILSTMKDVTIVEPTVTIMSTMKESDYPAMEALVDAIK